The genome window GGAGCATTTAATGAATTCCAATTGAGGAGAGCATTAGACAGGCAGTACAGTTTAACCATGATGTGTTAACTTGCCGTGCCATCCcaactctctgaagttcctgtCTTACTGAAGGTGTATTTAACTGTTTCAGTTTACATAGCATGAGTTCATAAGCTGAAATTTCCAACACTCTGGAAAAGGTTAAGGGATTGAAGTAAGTTACTTAGGTCTTGACACATCCTGTATAACAGTTAGTAAACGGTGGCCTAAACAACACCATCAGTGTTAACTATCTGGCATTTGCAGTGTGAAACAGTACAGCTGATCATTTTTTTCCTTGAAGTTAATGTTTTTATCTAGTGTATTAAGTTATTATGATGTTATTGGAGGTTTTTGTGCCATGTGAATGGATGAAACTCTGCTATAAAACCCTGTGCTTAACCCCATGGTGGTCAGAAGGAATACACAAgttagctttatttttttacttgcgTTTAATgttgcacatttaaaaagctcATCTTGTGAtcaatgttttctctctttgcctGTCAAGTGAAAAGCAGTGTGTATTTCTGCTGTGTCTGTAATGTTGTAGGTTGGTGGAGAACTTAGATGGTGCATCAACCAGATCCACATTGTTGGTGAAGGCTGTCGAGGACTGTTTTATTGGCAGACATTTCATCTTTGGTATTAAGGTACATTCTCTTTACTTGGTTTATTACAGTTGTATCTGTATCTCTGTATATGTTGACCAttaattaacaaacaaaaaaagtacaacCATGCTCGCGAacggctctgtgaggctgtaagtttgcacagcagtgctttgagtTAAATGCTAAGCTATGTCgccatgctaacatgctgatgttttgcAGCTAAAATATAATAGTGCCACTAAGGCTAATAGGAAGTCTTATGATGATGGGTATTAGTTTTGCTGGTGTTGGAAAGATTTTAAAGGTTCAACCTTAGTGATTACAGTTCATTCTGATGGGAATATGGACATCTCTACCAAATTCATCAATCAGTTGTCGAGTAATTtcactaaaaaacacaaatgagaggaaaagtcaggggagcAACAAAGTCATTATGATTATTCCTCTGGACACCATGAATGCCTGTACAAAATCTTCGTGCCAATCCATCCATTAAATATTGAGTTATTTCACAGATTACGTTAAAACTTTTATTATTGGGGGCATAATAGGAAACGTCAAAGGATCACAAAAGTTAGTTGGATTATTCTTATGGGAACCATGAATGCCTTTACAGAATTTAATGGCAAGTAGttattgagatatttcagtctggaccaaagtggtggaccgaccAGCCAAAAGACCAACATTGCGATCCCATTCTGGGCTGCTAGTATGGCTAAACCCAAATCTAAGGGTTATGTCTTTATTTGATGTTATTAGATTGttttaaacacaaatgttgATATCAGTCTTGGCCTCAAAAATACAGCATAGGTCGGGCTATAATCATACATATTTGAACAACATGTCCAAAATATGTGCTTTGAATTTATATTCAGGCTGCTTGCTCTCTGGtcttgtctgtgttcttcaggTAACCAAGACAGAAAGTGAGCCTTGGTTAGGAGGACCTGCTGTAAATGGCCCCAACAGTAAAGAAGCGGTCCACTTTATTGCCACTCAGATGATTCTCCCCAAAGCTGCAGGCCTGGGAGGCTGCACAGTCGTCAGTTATTATCGGATCCTTCTTCAGAAAGCTGCAGAATATGAACTTGAATCCACTGATCCCAGCAAAACCTCTAGACCCCCAGCACCAAACCTGCTGCTGATTCCTCGCCGTTTTCCAGCCAGCAGCTTTAATAATGCCACACTTTCTGCCTCAGGTCTTCTTTCCCAGTCCCCGCAAAGGTAATGATAGTAAGAGGCTACTGGTAACTGTTGCTTTCTATTTGAtcatttttagtattttataGGCGTGTCACGATTCTCCAAATGCTCGATCCgattacatttcaattttttattgCTATAAACAGAAGGAATATccgctagctgctaggctaatgtgAAATGTTAAACATAGAATATATAGTACACGCACATAGCTAGCaaactgtggcttttttttgttgacattgcGAACATTGTCGATATAACTCACTGGAAAATCGTGACACCCATAGTATTTTATATCAAGGGCAAACCCTGTAGGGGCCAGAAACAAATAATTGGGAATAAGTGAGACTGACTTAATCTAAAAtcaaagtaaaaacaacaaaaattctTACAAGCTAGTTTGACTAGTGGGCCCATAAGAATTGTAACTGTGCCTCGAACAGTTTTTCCTCACTTTAAAGTGTATTTTTGAAGGGGAAGaaattcaaattaaatgtaaaaaaaatcagtcagGTGTCAGGTGGTTTCCCTTgataaattgcattttgtgacagttgcttttttttttacatcttagTTCACAGAACCAGGACGGCACCCTTACTCCCACCCCTCCGTGGCAACAGTCACTAGGACTAGTTACTTCATCGGCAGAGCAGGAGGAAGGCTACAGTACCCAGGACAGTGGAGATGAGAACAGAAGgcagacagacaacaacaaaacaccagATCATGCACAGAGAGGCTACTTGGAGAACCATCaggtcacagaggagagaacaaTGTCACCACTTCTTTCTTTAGAGTGCGGTTCTTCCAGTAGTCCACCGTTTGCCAAATACACATACTCATCTATTGAGAAAGCTGTTGGAAACACCCCCACACTGAACACTTGGTTCAGTCCTCCGTCACCTGGCCACAACAGCCCCAAAGGGTTTTCTACCAGACAACTCACCAAAGCATTTTTGTCAAGCTCTTTGGTTTGGGAAGATTTGCCTTTCTCTGAGAGTCTTACAGAATTTTTGTGTGAGGAAAACAAAGGTTTTGACATTGTTGGTGAAACAGAGCCACATCTAAATGTGCAATATCAAGAAGAAACCTCAAGAACCTACCTGGAAATCGGTTCACAAGACAAGAACATATCACATAAATCAACTTCTGCTTGTCAAAGTAACACGCAGCTAACAGACAGCCACTCACAGTTATTACTGGATATCGCCAATACACCTGCACCGAATGGTAATGATTTCTCTGACCAGGTACATAAGAACCCTGTTGGATTTGCAAGCATGAGTCAAGCCAGAAACAAGTGTTCCCATGAGTGTAATCAGGAGGATGAGAAAGCTAGTTCTCTGTCTTTTGAAAATGAGGAGGAAGAGCAGCTTGAAGGGGATACCTACAATTGTTCAGCAGACCTATTCAGTAACTCACTCATAATCGATATGAACACAAACCAGCTCAACACCCATGCAGAGACTTTCAGGACGGCCACAGAAGCTTGCCCGCTACTTTCCGAACTAAACATACAGCACCTGAGGAGTAAAAATGGTACACCTTCAACCCCAGACAAACAGAAACTGAAAAGGTATAAATGCATTAAAAGATACAGTTTAATTTCATCAGGCACACAAGAGCTTGACTTCATCCCTTACTCTCAGTCCACCCCTGTTGTAAAAGTAGCTGTTGTGACGGGGCCGCCCGTCTCCTCTTACAGAACAGGAAATCTCCCTGAATTAGACGGTAAAAAGACAGCCAGAACCACTTCTTCTCTTTGTAAATTAAACTGTGTCAGGTCAAACCAGCTGATCCAGTGTGGCAGAGAGTCTACAAAAGAAAACGTGATGTGGAGGATGACTGCCTGGAAACCAGACAAGCATAAAAGCCATCTGCTGGCTCAGCAGCACCCTATGGTCCAGAGAGGGACTCTAAACACAGAGTCAACGGGAAAGACCAACCACAAAGGTGACTCAAGTGATTGTGATGTGACTGTCTATGATTATGAGGACGATGCATTAATTGTTCCTCCAACTCCTGCTGCTAAAACACAACTGAGTGCGAAGAtccgaagaagaagaaggcagaCTGATACCAGCAGCAGAAATTTGGGTTATTCTTGTGAAGGGAAGCAGGGAGATGGAGTTGATTGTAAAATAAATCGGTTGGATCACACTCTCACATCATCACAGAGAGGTCGGGCTGCACACACAGGAAATTGTGACAGTAAGACGGTAAATGAGGGTAGTCTGGTTAGATCTAATTGTTACCTCCTTGATGATGACAACGAGGCATGTGATTGGTCTAGAGATCTATTCTCTGACTCAATCTGAGAGGTTCTGTTGCATATGGACTGTACAAAATGATTTAAAGAATTAAAGGTCTTTGTAATGTAAGTTATGATATTATGTTGAAAAGCACTGCCAGAGAAGCCTTACTTGACCCACCTTCGGCTGCTGTCTCAAGCACAcccattccaaaaaaaaaaaaaaagggcagaaGTTGCAGAGTATCCTGGagtatgtgtacacacacagactgtgtATACACATTTCCTCTAACAggacatatatgtatatattatatatatattttatttttcataacagTGTTCTTAAGACTTTCTGCTGATGCGCCCTTTCACTCATCGCTGCATTTTACTCATAACCCTGCCGGTTCTCCATTGTTTCTACGACTATGAATGCTATTAAAGCAAAGTGACAGTAAAAGGATGATTCTGTGCGTATCTGATAAATGATCTGCTGATGCCACATCTAATAGCCATTGGattcaaattattaaaattCTTTCTTGGATTTTAgtcttttattaaaataaaatcaagacaaaaaagaaatactggTACTGCATTAAAAATCC of Etheostoma spectabile isolate EspeVRDwgs_2016 chromosome 1, UIUC_Espe_1.0, whole genome shotgun sequence contains these proteins:
- the ddias gene encoding DNA damage-induced apoptosis suppressor protein translates to MSVRRALVDCVVLSLRDAWVFYPCCKGCFSRIDVEQQNTTRCRCSKCGSSCLREQVDYRYRLSLRVARDKCIFGVTVFGTCLNPFFGIHASGLQRLVENLDGASTRSTLLVKAVEDCFIGRHFIFGIKVTKTESEPWLGGPAVNGPNSKEAVHFIATQMILPKAAGLGGCTVVSYYRILLQKAAEYELESTDPSKTSRPPAPNLLLIPRRFPASSFNNATLSASGLLSQSPQSSQNQDGTLTPTPPWQQSLGLVTSSAEQEEGYSTQDSGDENRRQTDNNKTPDHAQRGYLENHQVTEERTMSPLLSLECGSSSSPPFAKYTYSSIEKAVGNTPTLNTWFSPPSPGHNSPKGFSTRQLTKAFLSSSLVWEDLPFSESLTEFLCEENKGFDIVGETEPHLNVQYQEETSRTYLEIGSQDKNISHKSTSACQSNTQLTDSHSQLLLDIANTPAPNGNDFSDQVHKNPVGFASMSQARNKCSHECNQEDEKASSLSFENEEEEQLEGDTYNCSADLFSNSLIIDMNTNQLNTHAETFRTATEACPLLSELNIQHLRSKNGTPSTPDKQKLKRYKCIKRYSLISSGTQELDFIPYSQSTPVVKVAVVTGPPVSSYRTGNLPELDGKKTARTTSSLCKLNCVRSNQLIQCGRESTKENVMWRMTAWKPDKHKSHLLAQQHPMVQRGTLNTESTGKTNHKGDSSDCDVTVYDYEDDALIVPPTPAAKTQLSAKIRRRRRQTDTSSRNLGYSCEGKQGDGVDCKINRLDHTLTSSQRGRAAHTGNCDSKTVNEGSLVRSNCYLLDDDNEACDWSRDLFSDSI